The following coding sequences are from one Anguilla rostrata isolate EN2019 chromosome 16, ASM1855537v3, whole genome shotgun sequence window:
- the ubl7a gene encoding ubiquitin-like protein 7a isoform X1, whose product MAIPEWRLSLKLMDHPSLPKTVLHFPETEPGDVTPGGYRVATLKQLVAAQLPDSVPDPDFIELVYCGRKLKDDLTLDSYGIQPGSTVHILKKYWPEPEVKPESVDRTTAAREFRVLQAALHTSTAYRDSVFKMLNNKESLDQIIVATPGLSSDPVALGVLQDKDLFVHFTDPNMLDMLISSHPALVNAIVLVLHSVAGSVPSQQSASSSRNVSSSSYSDMPGGFLFEGMSDDEEDFQSGNRAGPSSGAGGTAGTRPATLGYSGAVGPRPITQSELATALALASTPESSAVTPTTGNQGASSGVSPVPAGTPITNDIFNQALQQALQVSSMSSLQTQWQSQLQQLRDMGIRDEDLILRALQATGGDIQAALELIFAGGAP is encoded by the exons ATGGCAATTCCGGAATGGCGCTTATCCTTAAAGCTCATGGATCACCCGTCCCTTCCTAAGACGGTGTTGCATTTCCCTGAGACCGAGCCTGGCGATGTAACCCCTGGGGGTTACCGAGTTGCCACTTTGAAACAGCTGGTTGCGGCCCAGTTACCCGATTCGGTGCCAGACCCAGACTTTATAG aactGGTGTACTGTGGTCGTAAGCTGAAGGACGACCTGACTCTAGACTCCTACGGCATCCAGCCAGGTTCCACTGTTCACATCTTAAAGAAGTACTGGCCAGAACCAGAGGTCAAGCCAG AGTCAGTTGACCGGACAACTGCAGCCAGGGAGTTCCGTGTGCTGCAGGCTGCCCTTCACACCAGCACGGCTTACAGAGACTCG GTATTCAAGATGCTGAACAATAAGGAGTCTTTGGACCAGATAATAGTGGCCACACCAGGACTGAGCAGTGACCCAGTAGCATTAG gTGTACTCCAAGACAAAGatctttttgttcattttacagACCCCAACATGCTGGATAT GTTGATAAGCTCTCACCCAGCTCTGGTCAATGCTATCGTCCTGGTCCTGCACTCAGTCGCTGGCAGCGTACCCAGCCAGCAAAGCGCCAGCTCCTCTCGTAACGTTTCCTCCAGCTCCTATAGCGACATGCCAG GTGGTTTCCTTTTCGAGGGCATGTCTGATGACGAGGAGGATTTCCAGTCG GGGAACCGCGCTGGGCCATCCTCCGGTGCTGGGGGTACAGCGGGGACACGGCCAGCCACCCTGGGCTACAGCGGTGCCGTGGGACCACGCCCAATCACTCAGAGTGAGCTGGCCACTGCCCTCGCCCTAGCCAGCACTCCCGAGAGCAGCGCTGTCACTCCAACGACAGGAAACCAG GGGGCCTCCTCAGGGGTGTCCCCTGTGCCTGCGGGGACACCCATCACCAACGATATCTTCAACCAGGCCCTACAGCAGGCCCTGCAGGTGTCCAGCATGTCCTCTCTACag ACCCAGTGGCAgtctcagctgcagcagctaCGGGACATGGGCATTCGAGACGAAGACCTGATCCTGCGGGCGCTGCAGGCCACAGGTGGAGACATCCAGGCAGCGCTGGAGCTCATCTTTGCTGGGGGTGCGCCTTAG
- the ubl7a gene encoding ubiquitin-like protein 7a isoform X3, whose translation MAIPEWRLSLKLMDHPSLPKTVLHFPETEPGDVTPGGYRVATLKQLVAAQLPDSVPDPDFIELVYCGRKLKDDLTLDSYGIQPGSTVHILKKYWPEPEVKPESVDRTTAAREFRVLQAALHTSTAYRDSVFKMLNNKESLDQIIVATPGLSSDPVALGVLQDKDLFVHFTDPNMLDMLISSHPALVNAIVLVLHSVAGSVPSQQSASSSRNVSSSSYSDMPGGFLFEGMSDDEEDFQSGNRAGPSSGAGGTAGTRPATLGYSGAVGPRPITQSELATALALASTPESSAVTPTTGNQALQQALQVSSMSSLQTQWQSQLQQLRDMGIRDEDLILRALQATGGDIQAALELIFAGGAP comes from the exons ATGGCAATTCCGGAATGGCGCTTATCCTTAAAGCTCATGGATCACCCGTCCCTTCCTAAGACGGTGTTGCATTTCCCTGAGACCGAGCCTGGCGATGTAACCCCTGGGGGTTACCGAGTTGCCACTTTGAAACAGCTGGTTGCGGCCCAGTTACCCGATTCGGTGCCAGACCCAGACTTTATAG aactGGTGTACTGTGGTCGTAAGCTGAAGGACGACCTGACTCTAGACTCCTACGGCATCCAGCCAGGTTCCACTGTTCACATCTTAAAGAAGTACTGGCCAGAACCAGAGGTCAAGCCAG AGTCAGTTGACCGGACAACTGCAGCCAGGGAGTTCCGTGTGCTGCAGGCTGCCCTTCACACCAGCACGGCTTACAGAGACTCG GTATTCAAGATGCTGAACAATAAGGAGTCTTTGGACCAGATAATAGTGGCCACACCAGGACTGAGCAGTGACCCAGTAGCATTAG gTGTACTCCAAGACAAAGatctttttgttcattttacagACCCCAACATGCTGGATAT GTTGATAAGCTCTCACCCAGCTCTGGTCAATGCTATCGTCCTGGTCCTGCACTCAGTCGCTGGCAGCGTACCCAGCCAGCAAAGCGCCAGCTCCTCTCGTAACGTTTCCTCCAGCTCCTATAGCGACATGCCAG GTGGTTTCCTTTTCGAGGGCATGTCTGATGACGAGGAGGATTTCCAGTCG GGGAACCGCGCTGGGCCATCCTCCGGTGCTGGGGGTACAGCGGGGACACGGCCAGCCACCCTGGGCTACAGCGGTGCCGTGGGACCACGCCCAATCACTCAGAGTGAGCTGGCCACTGCCCTCGCCCTAGCCAGCACTCCCGAGAGCAGCGCTGTCACTCCAACGACAGGAAACCAG GCCCTACAGCAGGCCCTGCAGGTGTCCAGCATGTCCTCTCTACag ACCCAGTGGCAgtctcagctgcagcagctaCGGGACATGGGCATTCGAGACGAAGACCTGATCCTGCGGGCGCTGCAGGCCACAGGTGGAGACATCCAGGCAGCGCTGGAGCTCATCTTTGCTGGGGGTGCGCCTTAG
- the ubl7a gene encoding ubiquitin-like protein 7a isoform X2, protein MAIPEWRLSLKLMDHPSLPKTVLHFPETEPGDVTPGGYRVATLKQLVAAQLPDSVPDPDFIELVYCGRKLKDDLTLDSYGIQPGSTVHILKKYWPEPEVKPESVDRTTAAREFRVLQAALHTSTAYRDSVFKMLNNKESLDQIIVATPGLSSDPVALGVLQDKDLFVHFTDPNMLDMLISSHPALVNAIVLVLHSVAGSVPSQQSASSSRNVSSSSYSDMPGGFLFEGMSDDEEDFQSGNRAGPSSGAGGTAGTRPATLGYSGAVGPRPITQSELATALALASTPESSAVTPTTGNQLLEVQNRFTSPHVLVLMSGVRCPVSGRGPPQGCPLCLRGHPSPTISSTRPYSRPCRCPACPLYRPSGSLSCSSYGTWAFETKT, encoded by the exons ATGGCAATTCCGGAATGGCGCTTATCCTTAAAGCTCATGGATCACCCGTCCCTTCCTAAGACGGTGTTGCATTTCCCTGAGACCGAGCCTGGCGATGTAACCCCTGGGGGTTACCGAGTTGCCACTTTGAAACAGCTGGTTGCGGCCCAGTTACCCGATTCGGTGCCAGACCCAGACTTTATAG aactGGTGTACTGTGGTCGTAAGCTGAAGGACGACCTGACTCTAGACTCCTACGGCATCCAGCCAGGTTCCACTGTTCACATCTTAAAGAAGTACTGGCCAGAACCAGAGGTCAAGCCAG AGTCAGTTGACCGGACAACTGCAGCCAGGGAGTTCCGTGTGCTGCAGGCTGCCCTTCACACCAGCACGGCTTACAGAGACTCG GTATTCAAGATGCTGAACAATAAGGAGTCTTTGGACCAGATAATAGTGGCCACACCAGGACTGAGCAGTGACCCAGTAGCATTAG gTGTACTCCAAGACAAAGatctttttgttcattttacagACCCCAACATGCTGGATAT GTTGATAAGCTCTCACCCAGCTCTGGTCAATGCTATCGTCCTGGTCCTGCACTCAGTCGCTGGCAGCGTACCCAGCCAGCAAAGCGCCAGCTCCTCTCGTAACGTTTCCTCCAGCTCCTATAGCGACATGCCAG GTGGTTTCCTTTTCGAGGGCATGTCTGATGACGAGGAGGATTTCCAGTCG GGGAACCGCGCTGGGCCATCCTCCGGTGCTGGGGGTACAGCGGGGACACGGCCAGCCACCCTGGGCTACAGCGGTGCCGTGGGACCACGCCCAATCACTCAGAGTGAGCTGGCCACTGCCCTCGCCCTAGCCAGCACTCCCGAGAGCAGCGCTGTCACTCCAACGACAGGAAACCAG TTGTTGGAAGTGCAGAACAGGTTTACATCCCCCCATGTTCTGGTTCTCATGTCCGGTGTCCGGTGTCCTGTGTCTGGCAGGGGGCCTCCTCAGGGGTGTCCCCTGTGCCTGCGGGGACACCCATCACCAACGATATCTTCAACCAGGCCCTACAGCAGGCCCTGCAGGTGTCCAGCATGTCCTCTCTACag ACCCAGTGGCAgtctcagctgcagcagctaCGGGACATGGGCATTCGAGACGAAGACCTGA